The Juglans microcarpa x Juglans regia isolate MS1-56 chromosome 8S, Jm3101_v1.0, whole genome shotgun sequence genome has a window encoding:
- the LOC121245059 gene encoding protein MIZU-KUSSEI 1, whose product MKTVMAKSSQDFSSKRHFHWSTKVGNEDVDEVPSIKSSSKAVEEEKKEDDKVAGPGPVAAAAQAQRRKLQAVVVSRVRSVLTAFGRNRSNLPLGLGSRVVGTLFGHRRGRVHIAFQRDPNSQPAFMIELATPISVLVREMASGLVRIALECDREKEEEKKAVRLLEEPVWRTDCNGKKCGFATRRECGAKELQVLKAVEPISMGAGVLPGNEAEAGSDGELMYMRAKFERIVGSRDSEAFYMMNPDSNGAPELSIYLLRV is encoded by the coding sequence ATGAAGACAGTCATGGCTAAGAGCTCTCAAGATTTCTCCTCCAAGAGGCACTTCCACTGGTCGACTAAAGTTGGCAACGAAGATGTTGATGAAGTTCCAAGCATCAAATCTTCCTCAAAAGCCgttgaggaagagaaaaaagaggatGATAAGGTTGCTGGGCCGGGACCTGTAGCTGCTGCAGCCCAAGCACAAAGGAGAAAACTTCAAGCTGTGGTGGTTTCGAGGGTTCGATCGGTTTTGACAGCTTTTGGAAGGAACCGCTCGAATCTACCTCTGGGTCTCGGTTCTCGAGTGGTTGGGACCCTCTTCGGGCATCGGCGTGGGCGCGTTCATATTGCGTTCCAAAGGGATCCCAATTCTCAACCTGCCTTCATGATTGAGCTTGCTACGCCAATTAGTGTCCTGGTTCGAGAAATGGCATCTGGGTTGGTTCGAATTGCGTTGGAGTGTGATagggaaaaggaagaagaaaagaaggctGTGAGACTGCTTGAAGAGCCGGTATGGAGGACTGATTGCAATGGAAAGAAGTGCGGATTTGCAACGAGGAGAGAATGTGGGGCCAAGGAGTTGCAGGTCTTGAAGGCTGTGGAGCCGATTTCAATGGGTGCTGGTGTTTTGCCTGGGAATGAAGCTGAAGCTGGGTCCGATGGAGAGCTCATGTACATGAGGGCCAAGTTTGAGAGAATTGTAGGGTCTAGGGATTCTGAAGCTTTCTACATGATGAACCCTGATAGCAATGGAGCTCCCGAGCTTAGTATCTACTTGCTCAGAGTCTAA
- the LOC121245060 gene encoding piriformospora indica-insensitive protein 2-like — protein sequence MAILENSISTVLQMVLGFVFVGSLFVFMCTEGQEENMTTISIAPMQKQEQEALYSAIQGFVGKMWNGSDLYPDPCGWTPIQGVSCDLYNGFWYVSAINIGPVYENSLQCSRSGAKFTHHLFMLEHLRTLSFFNCFFSPHQNPVRIPISNWENFTNSLESLEFRSNPGLIGAIPNSIGDLKMLQSLVLLENGLTGELPPEIGNLVSLRRLVLGGNQFLGQIPASYGGLTQLLILDFSRNNLSGVLPLSFGNLTSLLKLDLSYNMLEGELPTEIGSLRNLTVLDLGRNNLSGGLTQSLGEMVFLKEMVISNNPIGGDLNGIQWQNLQNLEFLDLSYMGLTGKIPESMTEMKRLRFLGLNNNNLSGNISPGLASNLPCISSLYLNGNNLTGKLEFPEWFYRKIGKRFGIWNNPNLCHQAELMSPKSSTVPYGVKSCEQETVTSDRIPNAKMSTDQGNWNQNHLIFAAPLGASGCRLNGLWWPFIIVYGIFVIL from the exons ATGGCGATATTGGAGAATTCCATTTCGACAGTACTACAAATGGTTCTTGGATTTGTCTTCGTTGGcagcttgtttgttttcatgtgtACTGAAGGCCAGGAAGAAAACATGACTACAATTTCAATAGCTCCAATGCAGAAACAAGAGCAAGAAGCCCTCTATTCTGCCATTCAAGGTTTTGTGGGGAAGATGTGGAATGGCTCAGATCTGTATCCAGACCCTTGTGGATGGACGCCAATACAG GGAGTTTCCTGTGATCTTTACAATGGATTTTGGTATGTTAGTGCAATAAACATTGGACCAGTTTATGAAAACTCTCTCCAGTGTAGTAGATCAGGAGCCAAATTCACACATCATTTATTCATGCTCGAGCACCTAAGGACACTCTCATTCTTCAATTGCTTCTTTTCACCCCACCAAAACCCAGTAAGAATCCCCATTTCAAACTGGGAAAACTTCACAAACAGTTTAGAATCCTTGGAATTTCGATCAAACCCTGGTCTCATTGGAGCAATTCCAAACTCCATTGGCGACCTCAAAATGCTTCAATCTCTAGTGCTGCTAGAAAATGGATTAACAGGTGAACTTCCTCCAGAGATAGGCAATTTAGTGTCATTGAGGAGACTGGTCCTTGGTGGAAACCAGTTTTTGGGACAGATTCCAGCAAGTTATGGAGGGCTCACCCAGCTCTTAATTCTTGACTTTAGCAGGAATAACCTATCTGGAGTATTGCCTTTGAGTTTTGGGAATTTGACTTCACTCCTCAAGCTTGATTTAAGTTACAATATGTTAGAGGGAGAGCTGCCAACTGAAATTGGAAGCCTGAGGAATCTCACAGTCTTGGACCTTGGGAGAAATAATCTTTCTGGGGGTTTGACTCAGTCACTTGGAGAAATGGTTTTCTTAAAAGAGATGGTGATTTCCAACAACCCGATAGGGGGTGATCTCAATGGAATCCAGTGGCAAAATCTTCAGAACTTGGAATTTTTAGATCTTTCTTACATGGGTTTGACAGGGAAAATCCCAGAGTCCATGACAGAAATGAAAAGGCTAAGATTTTTGGGGCTCAACAACAACAATCTTTCAGGAAATATCTCTCCAGGGCTGGCGTCTAATTTACCATGTATTAGTTCTCTTTACCTTAATGGAAACAACTTGACAGGGAAACTTGAATTCCCAGAATGGTTTTATAGGAAAATTGGAAAGCGTTTTGGAATTTGGAACAATCCGAATTTATGTCACCAGGCTGAATTAATGTCACCAAAAAGCAGTACTGTTCCTTATGGGGTAAAATCATGTGAACAAGAAACTGTTACTTCTGATAGAATTCCAAATGCCAAGATGAGTACAGATCAGGGGAACTGGAATCAGAATCACCTAATATTTGCAGCTCCTTTGGGAGCTTCAGGCTGCAGGTTGAATGGATTGTGGTGGCCTTTTATTATTGTATATGGGATTTTTGTAATTCTCTGA